Part of the Elusimicrobiota bacterium genome is shown below.
GAATTATTGGCGGGCGCGCTCGAAACTAAACGGGGGAAAGCTTCGCACGCTTTTTGCATCTGGAACGACGAGGAGGAACCCATGATTCGAGGCATCCAAGCGAACGCCCAGGCCATGAACGCCCTCATGCTTCAACAGGACGTGGAAGCCCACAATTTGGCCAACCAAAACACCACCGGTTTTAAAAGGGACCAGGTGCGCTTTGAACTTTTCAGTCAAATTCTTCGGGGGCAGGAGACCCTTGCGCCCAAGCCGGTGGTCACCACGGAACGCACCCAGGGCGCCTTAACGCGAACCGACAATCCCCTGGATCTGGCTCTGCAGGGATCCGGTTGGTTCTCGGTGGAAACCCCGGAAGGCGTCCGTTACACCCGGGATGGCTCCTTTAAATGGGACGCGGCCGGCCGCTTGGTGGACGCCGAAGGCCACCCGGTGCAAGGGGCCTCCGGCGTTTTAAAACTGGATCCAGAGGCCCCGGGCGCGGTGATGGTGGGCCGCGACGGGACCTTGACCGCCGGATCCACTCCCCTGGGCCGGCTTAAAATCACCCATTTCGCTCCCGACGCGCCCCTTCAACGGGTGGGCGGGGGCCGTTACGCCGCCGGCGACACGCCCGCCGTCGGCGGGACCAGCGAAGTCTGGCAAGGTTATTTGGAATCCTCCACGGTCAATCCCGTCGAGGGGATGGCGGAGATGATGAGCACCTTGCGGCTGTTTGAAGCCAACCAGAAGGCCTTCCGGATTCAGGACGAATCCCTGAGCCGGGCCCTTCAGGAATTGGCGCGATAAGGAGGAACCTCATGTTGCGCGCACTGTGGACGGCGGCGTCGGGGATGTCGGCTCAGCAATTGAACGTCGACACCATCGCGAATAATCTAGCGAACGTGAACACCGCGGGGTTCAAGAAACTGCGGGTGGATTACCAGGATTTGTATTACCAGACCCTGAAGGAACCGGGCGCCAGCGAAGAGGGCGGCGTGTCCCCCACGGGTTTGGAGGTCGGCATGGGAACCTACCCCGTGGCCACCCAGAAGATTTTCACTCCCGGGGACCTGGAGAACACCGAAAACCCCCTGGATT
Proteins encoded:
- a CDS encoding flagellar hook-basal body protein is translated as MIRGIQANAQAMNALMLQQDVEAHNLANQNTTGFKRDQVRFELFSQILRGQETLAPKPVVTTERTQGALTRTDNPLDLALQGSGWFSVETPEGVRYTRDGSFKWDAAGRLVDAEGHPVQGASGVLKLDPEAPGAVMVGRDGTLTAGSTPLGRLKITHFAPDAPLQRVGGGRYAAGDTPAVGGTSEVWQGYLESSTVNPVEGMAEMMSTLRLFEANQKAFRIQDESLSRALQELAR